From the genome of Candidatus Defluviilinea proxima:
TGCGATCTGCAAAAGGTCGGTGACGTAAAAAACGGGAAAGCCGAACTTCCACCAGTTGCCGCTCGGTTTTTCTGCCCAGCCATTTGGATAGTTTGCTGTAGACAGATCCACACCAAAGAAAAATTCAACGCCCTGTTGGATCGCCTTCTCAATGAGCACGCTTCTTTCCTTAACTGGAATTTGACTCAGCGCCAATAAAACTTTGGCCCCACCCCACGCACATGGAAGTTTGTTGTTCGCTCCACACGCAAAGTTTGGACCACACTTCCCTCCGAAATACCGGACCTCGGCATGCTTATCCTTCATCGGCGCGACGCCCTCGCCTGTGGTTGTGCGTGCCATCCATTCATAAGCTTTGTCCATGCGCTTGTCTTCGTAGCCCAACTCTTTCAATGACCAAAGCATATTCCCTTGCAGACAATCCACTGTCCCTGATGGAGAAGCGTTTGTCATCGCAGAGATTTGTCCGCCGGGGGTCAGTGCTTGGTCGAGATAATATTTACAAGCCAACTTGATGCGTTTGTCCTCTTTCACGGACGCACCCAACTGTGCCAACAAGATCAACGCCCACACCGTGGACTTGTACTTTGGCCCATAGCCCGTCCCTGCTCTCTGCCACCATCCCTCCTCGTTCATCTTCGAGAGAACATGCGCGATCGGCCCCTCCTTGTGCGCGGACTTGCGTGCCGTTTTCAATTGTTTGTCATCAGGGGAAAGGTCAAGCAGATCTCGCATCGCGAGATAACGAACACCGGGGTTAGCAGATTCCAACAACCACGGCAGAGAGTCGCTTTGTAGTTGATTCTTCCAAGACATGTGTGCCTCCTTTACGGGAAACGGATATCCCATGCTTGGAATCAGTATATCATTTCTTGATCGGCCTCTCGTTCATTAATTTGATAAAGACCTCTGCAACATGTGGATCAAAGTGACTGCCGATCTTCTCTTGAATATAGGCCAATGTTTTTTCATGCGACCATGCGGCACGGTAGGGACGGTCGCTTGTGAGCGCATCCCAGATATCCACTATGGCAAAAATGCGGGCGGCTAAGGGGATCTCTTCCCCTTTTAGTCCGCGTGGATAGCCTGTGCCATCCCATTTTTCGTGGTGGCAATAAGGGATATCAAGAGCGGAGCGTAGGTATTGAATGGGACGAAGCATGTTGTGCGCATGTATTGGATGCTGACGCATGATGTTCCATTCCTCATCGGTCAACTGGTCTTCCTTGAAGAGAATGTGGTCTGGGACGCCCATCTTGCCGATATCGTGAAGCAAAGACCCCCAACGGACATACGTTAATTCCTTACCGTTGAACCCGAAGGCCCGGGCCAATTCCACTGTGAGTTCGGTGACGCGCAGAGTGTGTCCTTCTGTTTCTTTATCGCGCAGATCGAGAGCATGTGACCAGCCTTCGATGGTCGCATCGTACGCTTTCAGGAGTTCTTCGTTGGTGTGTTGTAGATTTTCAAATAACGTGGCGCTTTCAATGGCAATGGTGGCTTGCCCTGCAAGCATTTCCAGAAAGCTTAGCCATTCGCTATCGGGGGAAATCCGTGAGCGATGAAAGATTTCAAGAACACCTTTGACCTCTCCCTGAGCGATCAGAGGTGTTGCGTAGTAGCTATTGAAGCCTCCATTTGTCAATTCAGAAGCATTGACCAGTCCCTGCGGGTCACGTTTTATATCAGGGATGTATATCACCTGACGTTGTTGGGCCGCACGCCCTGCCATGCCTTCTCCCAGACGTAGGGTGGTGTATTGAACCGTTGAATTCTTGAAGCCGTGGCTAACGCCGAATTCAAGTTGATCTTTGTCTTTGTTCACGAGCAGGATCGCGGCGGCGTCTACTTTAAGTTGTTCTGTGATTTGGTCGATCACCACCTTGAGCGATTCTTGCAGATCATGTTTGGATGCAATGGTGATATCTATGGCTCTCAGGGCCTGAAGATGTTCCAATCTGCGGGTGGAATCGTTGTAGAGTCTTGTATTGATGATCGCCAGTGCGGCTTGGTCTGCCAGACCTTTGAGTAGGAGCAACTCATCTTTGGTGAACTCGCGGCGTTCACCTACTGTGAAGGTGGCTAAACTGCCGATCAGTTCATGCTCATACGACATCGTGGCAAAGGCCATGGAGTACATATCCAGCTTGCTGAATTGTTCGATGTAGGGACGACGTTTGCCTTCCTGTAGATCGGGCACTGCAAAGACTTTTCCAAGGTTGCCGATGATGAGGTTGTATTCATTCCGTGGGAGCGGTACTATGCCTGCCATCATCTCGGTTGAGATCGCTGACCCTGCGGCGGGATATAGGACATCTCGCTTGGGGTCGTAGAGGGCCACCAATGAGATCGGTGTATTGAGCGCGTGTTTGATCTCTTCGCTGATGGCGGTCAGTAAGGGATCGAGGGCGAGTTGGGCGTTCAGGCGCGATGCCACGCGGAGTAGGGCCTCGGCTCGTGCGGCCTCATGTTGACTCTTTTGTTCTTTTACGACCAACTCGGTCTGACGGTCTTTTTCGAGGCCGTTGCGATGACGTGTAATAATGATGAGGAGAATGGATGTAGCGAGGATAAAGCTGAAGGGGCCGACCAGCATTTGGTCCAGTGTGACGCGTGTTGTCAGGAGGGGAAATATCAGGATCGATGTCAGATTGATCACGATGAGAATGACCAATTGTCTCATCCTAAGGTAAATACTCCCCAACCAAAGAGGCAGGATCATGAAATCAAACATGCCGGTGATGACGCTTCTGGGGTCTGACCACCCGATGAAGTACAGCCCGGCTTGGGCAATGAGGACGGTCAGGATGGCGGCTAACCGGATGTGATGTGTGCGGCTTATTGCGTAGACGATGCTGATGGCGATGGCAACGATGATCGTTTGACGATAGCCTGTGTAATTTTCCCACTCGATGAAGGTGACCGTTATTAGTTCTATCGTGATGGCTAGCAGGATGGTGCCAACCAGAAACCCGGAAAGCAGGGACGCTTGACGGCGTTGGTCGGGTTCTGTGATTTTTGATGAGGGGGCAATGAACCAACGCCAGAGTTGATCAATAAAGGATCTGGAGTCTGGTTTTCTCCAGGAAGATCCCGTGGAGGTCTCTTTCATGGCGATAATATTACTCTTAAACTAGCGTAGGGGGCAGATTAATATTGTTAGGTTTATTTTTCCTTGCAAGGATGTGAGGCAGGGACGCTTCGCAGTTAATTCTTCCAAGACATGTGTGGCTCCTTTTGATGAAGGATATCCCACGTATCTAGGAATAGTATAGCATTTTACAATATTCGTAAGAGTTGCAATTTTCCTTGTTCGTTCTCAGTATATAATTGCCGTAATCCACTATGAAAGGGGATCGTTTATGTCTGATCATTGTTTCATAAGTTATTCGAATGCCGATGGGTTAGATTTCGCGCGTCAACTGGTTAATACACTTGAAGGTGGACATCCTTATATTGCGACTTGGTTCGATAAAGATGATTTAAACCCTGCTGAGGATTGGGATGAACAAATAGCAGATGCTATGAGAGTACCTAAGATAGAGGACAAACGAAGTCAATCAAGTGAGAAGCATATTTTGGGAAGCGGCGCTTGGTCAATTGTCTGTGGTTGTAACAATACACAAAGAGTTGCAGGTTCTTAGCTAGCGATTGCATTCTTCTTGAGAAACATCTGGATTTACGAGCCAGTCGTTTCAGGTAGTGGCGCAAGTCCGCATTGACGGCTTCGACAGAATAGGTTTCGTGTTTGTCGGTTCGCATTTCATAAGGTGCGCCATAGTACAAGGTATCGTAAACAGGAAAAGCATCACTGTAATATCGTTTGGCTTGGGGTGCCCGTTCCAGGCAAGCTTGCAAGGCTTCAGAAGTTCTTTCCAATACTACATCCCAGCTTAGAACACAACGTGTGTCTCGATCCACAATCGTCAAGACGTAGATTTCGTTTTTTTCTTGCCGATGAAGGTGTACAACTCATCCAGTTCAGCCTTTTTGACCTTGGCTGGCACGGGAGCATTAGGTAGCTTGGCAGTGTACTGGCTGACCCAATTGGCAACACTTTGTGGATTGACCTTGAGCACTCGGCCAATCGAGCCAAAACTGCTACCTTCCACGTACATGCGAATTGCCAACAAACGGGTTGCTTCGGGATAACCGTGTTGGATTGGCTTCGGTGTATACACTCGGTTGCATTCACCGCATCGATAACGCTGGCTGCCTGACGGATTAAAGCCTGCTTTGTACTGTTTCCAGTTCGCCTGACATTTTGGACATTTCATGCCTCTGATTTTATTCTGTTTTTGATGTTAGGGACTCTCAGATGCTATCAAATCCTGTAAGTGTTTGTTGTTTGTGATGACTGAAGATAGTGTGACACCTAATTCAGTTTGTAAACAAGAATGGACTTATGCCCTACGATATAAAAAACCAGTTGTACCTATTAGACTTGATTTGAATATCGAAGTTCCATTTTCACTTGGTAGCCGCCAATGGATAGATTTTAGTTCTAATTTCGATTCAGGAGTTGCAAAACTTCGTCAATATCTTGGCCGATTGGATTCACCAGAAGGTATCAGGCTTGAACTTAAGAGTAGATTGAGTGATGCCCAACGTGATCTCAAACGTGCGAAAAACAAAGAAGAAGAGCTTAGGATTCAAGCTGAAATTGATGCCCTAAATGCCAACTTGCGTCAACAAGAATTGATTGTCAAGAATCCCCAAAAAGCCGAAAGACAAACCAGAAGAAACATTGATGACGGGATTCAACTTGAACGCCAATCAAAGCAACCTATACCAATAGAATCGAAAGTTAAATTCATTAATCCTCTTCCCTTTAATCCTCCCGATTATTTTCAGGGGCGAGAATTTGAAATTCAACAACTTGCAGATTTTATTAAGAATGGCCATCAACGTATATTGACCATTGTTGGGAGAGCAGGAGGCGGAAAGACTGCTCTTGCGTGTTATTTTTTGAAAGCTTTGGAAAAGGGGAATTTCCCAAATGATCTTGGTGAAGCAAAAGCGGATGGAATTATTTATCTAAGTGAAATTGGCAGCCACAAGGTTAATGTTCCAAATATTTATGCTGATTTACTTCAATTGCTGCCATCAGAAATAGCAAGTAGATTGGAGTCATTGTATCGTCAGCCTAAAGTTTCAATTGGAGATAAAGTACGCTTGCTTCTTGATGAATTCCAAAAAGATCCTGTAGTTCTTTTACTGGATAATTTCGAGCTGTTCGTCGATACTGAAACAGGAAATCTTGTTGATTCGGAATTGAAAGAATTGCTTGAAAATATTCTTCTTGCATCCCAACATTCCATCAAGATAATTATTACTACGCGAGTTCCTGCTCGAGATTTATCACTTATAGAACCAAGTCGTAATATCCCCTTGCATTTAGATGAAGGGCTAAAGTCCCCATACGCTGAAAATATTTTACGCGCGATGGACAGCGATGGACGAGCAGGATTTAGAGATGCAAACGATGAACAACTTGATCGTGCCAGAATGCTAACGTTGGGTTACCCACGTGCTTTAGAGGCGCTCTTTGCTATTATTTCAGTTGATCGTTACACAAGTATTGAAGAGCTTCTTGCTGTTGAACTGCCTGATACAGTGGTTGAAAGCTTGGTAGGCGAGGCGTTTAGTCGCCTTGACCTAAACAGCCAAAAGGTGATGCAAGCATTGTCAATATACAATCGCCCTGTACCGCCAGCCGCAGTAGATTTTTTGTTGCAGTTTCATATTCCAGGTATAAATAGTTCTCCAATTCTAAATCGTTTAGTTGGCATGCATTTTGCTCGACGGGAGGCTGGTCGATTCTATCTACATCCAACAGATAGAGAATATGCCTTTAATCGTATTCCTGCTGAAAAAAGTTCCGATCATATAGGCAAAGGTGCAAGAAGTCGAATTTGGAATCAGGATGCAATGTTGTTAAGAGCCGCAGATTATTATGCAGAGGCGCGAAAACCGAAACAGGAATGGAAAAAAATAGATGATTTGAATTCGCAATTAGCAGAATTTGATTTACTATGTATGGCTGAAGATTACGATACTGCTGCAGTTCTTCTAAAAGAACTGTACTTTGATTATTTATTTGTATGGGGACATTCATACTTAATAATTGATCTTTGCGTGCGAGTGAAGGATAAAATAAAAGATGCTGTTCTTCGCTTAAGCATTCTAAATGCATTGGGCATAGCTTATCCCGAAATCGGGAATATTGAAGAAGGCATCAAGTATTATCAAGAAGGATTAAGTATTAGTCGTATATTGAAAAACCGTAACTGGGAAAGCGCCTTCTTGGGGAATTTAGGCAGCTCATATATAGAGCTTGGCGAAATAAAAGAAGCTATTATGGTTTATAACGAAGCGCTATTTATAGATCAGGAAGATAAGGATCTAAGGGGCGAATCGGCAACTTTTTCTGGTCTGGGAAGCGCCTATAGCGATCTTGGACAATTTAGTAAAGCTCTTGAATGTTACGAACAGGCTTGGACTATTACAAAGAAAATTGGTAACGAGAAGCTTCGAGAAGGAGATGATTTAGGTAACTTAGGAGTTGTGCATAGAGATCTTGGTGATGCGCAAAAAGCATTGGAATATCATAGACAAGAATTGGTGATTCAAAAAGAATATAAATATAGGAAAGGGATATCCATTAGCCTTGAAAATATTGGAGATACACTCCTTGATTTAGGCAATATTCCGGATGCTATCGTCTCTTACTTACAGGCAATTGAAATAAGTGATGAAATTAATTTCCCTCAAACTTCAAATTATGCACGGTGGGGATTAACACAAGCTTATCTTTTACAAGATAATTTAGAGAAGGCACTTGATACTGTCAAAGCAGCACAGATGTTTAATGTAATAATAAATAACCACAATATTTCTACATTGCAGGGTATCATTACTTTACGACTTGGTGATACAACATCTTCTGGACCGTCCTTCAGAAAGGCTATTGCACAAGCCGATGTAATTCTTTCAAAAACTCCAGAATATTATGATGCAATTGATGCTAAAGCCTTGGCACTATGCGGGTTGGGATTGATTGAGGATAAAAATAATTTTTTTGTCGCTAAAGATGCATTTCGTAGAGCGCGAGATATCACAGGTAATGCTGTAGGAATAACAAAACGCACCTTGAGAATATTCAATGAACTTGCCAAGATCGATATAGATGGTGTTTTGGTTGAGCTCCGACCTGTAATTGAAGGCAGGAATTAAACTCACCCACGCATCCTCTCTCGTTCGCTTTAAACGATTGACTATGGACAACAGACCATCGTCAATCGTCTATCATCCATGGTCATGCCTGAAGTTTTTCCCATTCTGCGAGTCGGCCATCCATTTCTTTTTGCACACGTTCGTACTCGATGCCCAACTTCCCAGCTTCTTCTGGCTTCACAAACGGACTCTCCAACTGCGTGGAAAGATTCGCCAGCGTCGCTTCGAGTTCGGCAATGGTGTTCTCCAACTTTTGCAGATCGGCGATCTTTCTTCTTTCCTCTTTCGTTGTGGCGTTCTTCCCCTTTCGCGCACTGGCAACCGGAGACTGGGCGACTGGAGACTGCTCAGCCGCCAACCGCTCCGCTTCCTTCTCTCTTTCCTCTTTCATCTGTGAATATGTGCCGTTGAACGCGACCATTTGCGATTCATCGGGGTTGATCTCCCAAATTTGAGTCGCGAGTGCATCCACGAGATAGCGGTCGTGAGAGACAAGCAATATCGTACCTTGATAGTTATCCAATACGGCTTGCAGGACTTCCTGCGAAGTAATGTCGAGATGGTTGGTAGGTTCGTCGAGCAGGAGCAGGTTTGTATCTTGCAATGCGAGTTTGGCGAGGGCAAGACGTCCGCGTTCGCCGCCGGAAAGCATGGACACAAGTTTGAAAGCGTCGTCACCGGAGAAGAGATATTTGCCGAGATAATCGCGCGCCTGATACGGCAACATGCCAGAGGCCGCTGAGATCTCTTCGAGAATTGTCTTCTCGGGGTCAAGTCCCTCGTGGGCTTGGGCGAAATAGCCAACGTGTAGACTCGCTCCCAGAATCGCTTCACCAGCCAACGGGGAGAGAGAGCCGAGGATCGTCTTGAGGAACGTCGATTTGCCCGCGCCGTTCGGCCCGATCAATGCCGCGCAGTCCTGTCGTCTTAGTTCAATGTCAGGACAGGAGAATAAAAATTTTTCAGGGATCCCATTTTCAGCGGGGTAGCCCACTTTCAGTTCCTTCGTGCGGATCACGAGATCGCCAGAACGACTCGTCGAACGCAGATGCAGGTGTAGGTCGGGCGTGACGCGTTGCGGAGGTCGAAGTCCACGCACACGACGCTCGGCTTCTTCCACGCTGAATGGCGATTGTGTTGTTTCAATATCCAACTGCGACCAATTCGCATTGACCGCGTCCATGCCCACTTGCTCAATCGCCTGCACAACGCGCGTGAGCCGTTTGAGTTTGCCCTTGGCTTGCAACGTGTTCTGCCCAGAAATGTTGCGCTTGATGTACTCAACTTCTTTGAGAAGTTTTTCTTTTTCACTTTCAAAAATTTCAAAGCGATGCGCCCAACGGATCTCGCGCTCGTTCAAATAGGTTGTGTAATTGCCGCGATAATATTCCGAGCCGTTGATCGCCATCTCGAGCAATGCATTACAGGCATGATCAAGAAAATAACGGTCGTGCGAAACAATGATCGCCGCGCCTTCCCATTGCGTCAGATAACTTTCAAGCCATTCGACCGCTTTGATATCGAGATGATTGGTCGGCTCATCGAGCAACAACAGATCAGGGTTCGACAACAACAGACGTGCCAGATGCGCGCGCGTGCGTTGTCCGCCCGAGAGATGATCGAGCGACATGTGATATTCTGATTCGCCAAATCCCAAGCCTGTGAGCACTTGCTTGATCTTGATGGGATACATGTACCCGCCGCGTCGTTCGAACTCATGTTGCACGCTTCCATATTTGACCAAGGCCTGGTCGCGGGTTAATGGGTCTGACATTTCAGCTTCGAGCTTTTCCAACTCTCCTTGCATGCGGATGAGGTCCGCGAATGGCTCGAGACATACATCCCACAGCACGCCCTCGAGAGCGAAGTCCGCTTCTTGAGAGAGATACCCAACACGAAGACTCTTCGCGCGCGTGATCGTCCCGCCTGAAGGTTCTTCCTGTCCGATGATGATGCGTAACAGAGTCGTCTTGCCGATGCCGTTGGGGCCAACGATGGCAAGACGTGCACCTTTGGCAACGGTAAACGTAACGCCCGCGAACAGATCGTCCGCGCCGAAGGATTTGGAGAGGGAGGAAACAGTGATGAGTGACATTATGCTTAATCTGGATGCAATATATTGCGCCCTTACATTTTCAATGGATTTTCTTCATCCTCCGCCCACATGGACGGATTGGATTTGATGTATTGATGGATTCTATCCCAATCTTCGTGATTGCGAATGATGTGCTCGTAATAATTCTTTTGCCAGATACCCGTGGCATTGTGTTCACGTCCGATAAGACGTGTAACAGCGGATTTGAAAGTTCGGATTATTGTTGGAATTGAACCTTTCACAGGTTTTTGGAATTGTTCCTGCGTAGGGGCACGATATATCGTGCCCCTACCATCGTTGTTGATGACGACAATCCCATGCACATGTTTTGGCATGATCACAAATGCACCTAATTCCACATTTGGAAAATGCTCAGGAATGGCACGCCAACATTCGTCTGCGATCTTTCCAAATTCATTCAATCGCATTTCTTTATTTACGACTTCCCCAAATAACAAGTCGCGATGATACGTAACTATTGTGATGAAATATCCGCCAGACTGAGCATAATCAAATCCCTTTAATCGGATTGATCGACGATGATGTTTATTGGGATCGAATTTCATTCCATTTCATCAATATGTCCATCCGGGATATGGCCGGGTTTCTCTTTGCCCAATTCCAGTGAGCGCTGATACGCCGCCCAGACGGCACGTGAGATGGCCGTGCGGAAGCCTGCCTTTTCGAGATAATACAACGCCTCGGCAGATGTCCCGCCGGGGGAGGTGACTTGATTTCGCAAGGTGGCGGGATGTCGAGCTGCTTGTTCGTAATAAGATGCGGATCCTTTGATCGTTTGCAAAACAAGTTGTTCCGCGATGCGGCGGGGAAATCCCATATGAACACCGGCGTCAATTAAGGCTTCGGTAAATAGAAACACGTATGCAGGCCCGGATCCAGAAAGAGCCGTTGCCATGTCGAGGTAGCTTTCATCTTCCACGAAGACTTCATCACCCAAAGCGCCAAGGATTCCCCGCGTCATCTCTTGTTGTTCTTCAGTCACTTCTTTGGATGAAGTCCAGACCGTGATACCTTCGCCAATTTGGCCGGGCGTATTGGGCATGGACCGTACGATGGCTTTATGTTTCAAGCCTGTGCCGATCTTTTTCATGTTCGCGCCCGCAATAATGGAGATCACCAGCGCATCGGGACGAATGCCTTTCAATCCCTTCATCACTTCGGTGAGACGTTGTGGTTTGACGGCCAGCACAACCACATCTGCATGCGAAACAGCAGACGAGTTATCGGTTGTTGTTTTGATCCCATATTTCTTGTGTAGCTCTGTGCCACGTTCTTCGCGCGGGCCAGATGCTGTGATGTTCTCAGGCTTCGATAATTTTTTTCGTAATAACCCTGCGATCATGGCTTCTGCCATAACGCCGGGGCCGATGACTGCGATCTTTTTGTTAAGCATAAAGTCCTCCAATGAAATTGGGCGATAGTCGCTTTCTAACGAGTTTCATCGCCTATTATAAACAAATGAGCGGACATTTCGTCCGCTCATTCAAACTGTTTACTGATAACTAGCTATTGCGCTATGCGTAAACCATCTGCTCGGCGCTTTGCTTCTTGACCTGTCGCTTCTTCATTCTTGCGGCAAGTATTCGTTCCTGTCTCTTCTTGGCGGAGTGGATGATCAGATTCAGGAATTTGTGGTGGTTATAGATCGGATCTTTGATCAATGAGAAATCTGCGGAACCGGGTTCATGCGGTGCGTAGAAGATACCGCAGTTCGGGTTGATCTCAAGCATGTGGATCGTGCCATCGGCATCCATGCGGTAATCACAGCGGGCGTAGCCGTTGCCGTTCATGGCTTTGAACATGCGGGCGGTCTGCTCGCGCAATGTCTTTTCGATCTTTGCATCATCCACCGGCGCAACAGACATCCTCTCGTAATCAACCCACTTCATGTCATAGTGTTTGAAGGTTTCGCCTTCAGGGAAGATGAATTCCACGGGCTTGAAGGTGATGGGATTCTTTGCGTCTTCGGGATTTTCCGCGATCAAACAGGTGAACTCACGGCCTTCAATGAATTCTTCGAGAAGAGCGCGTCCGAACTGTTCGATCTCGATCGCGACTTGTTCCTTGAGTTGTTCAACGTTCTCACAGCGTGATTTGCGTGTGATGCCAACGCTGGCATATCCATGCGGCGGCTTGACGAGAACGGGGTAGCGCAATTTCTTCGCAACACGTTCCACTTCTTCCACACGGTCCACCATGGCCCAATTCGGTGCAGGGACATTGGCTTTCTTTGCGTAGACTTTCATTTCCTGTCGGGATGGATCGAAGAATTTCGAATCAGCACCGGTAAATGCAAGTCCCATTTTCTCCATGAGTTGTACGAGCCCAACTCC
Proteins encoded in this window:
- a CDS encoding ATP-grasp domain-containing protein, translating into MYICVLSSVPDDPNDSPYDPSPHMNGFKWKHHRVHPVNVEKQMRDLVNEGVDVFVNLCDGTPDDALSGVGLVQLMEKMGLAFTGADSKFFDPSRQEMKVYAKKANVPAPNWAMVDRVEEVERVAKKLRYPVLVKPPHGYASVGITRKSRCENVEQLKEQVAIEIEQFGRALLEEFIEGREFTCLIAENPEDAKNPITFKPVEFIFPEGETFKHYDMKWVDYERMSVAPVDDAKIEKTLREQTARMFKAMNGNGYARCDYRMDADGTIHMLEINPNCGIFYAPHEPGSADFSLIKDPIYNHHKFLNLIIHSAKKRQERILAARMKKRQVKKQSAEQMVYA